The Candidatus Palauibacter scopulicola genome window below encodes:
- a CDS encoding efflux RND transporter periplasmic adaptor subunit, translating into MRVNRAVAVAAALSCVGCDSPPVDEAAAATHSHAGGGAVTHWTESLELFVEYPPHVRGVASVPWAIHLTWLADWKPVREGRLVLLLRGPGGAREEIVLPAPASPGIYSASPTLTETGTWRADLTLTARGADHAIPVGQLQVFPSEEALPHDEEQPLPGLIALQKEEQWAMPFEIAVAETRRIPNSIPVTGEVTVPARGLAHVSTPVEGLVLVQGPSPAPGDAVLEGETLALIAPTSIDDSYARMRADVEDAEREADRAERLFAAGAIAGRRLEEARHNLEVARAAFEAVGGLRSADGDGGSDPHVYRLRSPIRGVIADRHVAPGEHVAVGTHAFTVVRPDTLWFVARVPARHAEAASEVRGAWFTVEGAGHAHAADRVVSVGSIIDAGSRTLPVRFAVANPGGVLKVGMLAEGHLLLGEPVEGVAVPTRAILDEDGLSVVYVKVGGEAFQRRVVETGPSDGSWTILQSGVASGEQVVAAGAYQVRLASLGNVEISDHGHPH; encoded by the coding sequence ATGCGCGTGAACCGGGCGGTCGCCGTGGCGGCGGCGCTCTCTTGTGTGGGGTGCGATTCGCCGCCCGTCGACGAGGCGGCGGCAGCCACTCATTCCCATGCCGGCGGCGGCGCGGTCACGCACTGGACCGAATCGCTCGAACTCTTCGTCGAATACCCGCCGCACGTCCGGGGCGTCGCGAGCGTACCGTGGGCCATCCACCTCACCTGGCTGGCGGACTGGAAGCCGGTGCGGGAGGGGCGCCTCGTGCTCCTGCTCCGGGGACCGGGCGGCGCCCGCGAGGAGATCGTGCTCCCGGCCCCGGCGAGCCCGGGAATCTACAGTGCGAGCCCGACCCTCACGGAGACCGGGACATGGCGGGCGGACCTGACCCTCACGGCCCGGGGCGCGGACCACGCGATCCCCGTGGGCCAGCTGCAGGTGTTTCCGAGCGAAGAGGCGCTCCCGCACGACGAGGAGCAGCCGCTGCCGGGGCTGATCGCGCTCCAGAAAGAAGAACAGTGGGCGATGCCGTTCGAGATCGCCGTCGCGGAGACGCGCCGGATTCCGAACTCGATCCCGGTGACCGGGGAGGTCACGGTCCCCGCGCGCGGTCTCGCGCACGTCTCGACCCCGGTGGAAGGCCTCGTGCTCGTTCAGGGGCCATCGCCCGCCCCGGGCGATGCGGTGCTGGAGGGGGAGACGTTGGCGCTGATCGCCCCCACGAGCATCGACGACTCGTATGCCCGCATGCGGGCCGATGTGGAGGACGCCGAGCGTGAGGCGGACCGGGCGGAGCGGCTCTTCGCCGCCGGCGCCATCGCCGGACGCCGCCTGGAGGAGGCGCGTCACAACCTGGAGGTGGCCCGGGCGGCGTTCGAGGCCGTGGGGGGCCTTCGCTCCGCCGACGGGGACGGCGGTTCGGACCCGCACGTCTACCGGCTTCGGAGCCCGATCAGGGGCGTGATCGCCGATCGCCACGTGGCCCCGGGCGAGCACGTCGCCGTCGGGACGCACGCGTTCACGGTGGTGCGTCCCGATACGCTGTGGTTCGTCGCACGCGTTCCTGCGCGCCACGCCGAGGCGGCCAGCGAAGTCCGCGGCGCGTGGTTCACCGTCGAAGGCGCGGGCCATGCGCACGCCGCCGACCGCGTGGTGTCGGTGGGCAGCATCATCGATGCGGGAAGCCGGACGCTCCCGGTCCGCTTTGCGGTGGCGAACCCGGGCGGCGTGCTCAAGGTGGGGATGCTGGCCGAAGGTCACCTGCTCCTCGGCGAGCCCGTGGAGGGGGTGGCCGTCCCGACGCGCGCGATCCTGGACGAGGATGGGCTCTCCGTCGTCTACGTCAAGGTCGGCGGCGAAGCGTTTCAGCGGCGGGTGGTGGAGACCGGCCCCTCGGACGGTTCGTGGACCATCCTTCAATCGGGGGTTGCGAGCGGGGAGCAGGTGGTCGCCGCCGGTGCCTACCAGGTGAGGTTGGCTTCGCTCGGCAACGTGGAGATCTCGGACCACGGACATCCGCACTAG
- the lepB gene encoding signal peptidase I, producing MARSRKNKGRTGEADEAAEGKRKRPPSPPAFSAEWFRDWARTLLVAFLIFIFFRTFLLATFVITSGSMEGTLLVGDFLLVNKTSLGAPIPFTNARVPGYAEPEYGDIIVFRADHSPGLDIVKRTVGLPGDTLRMERGVFYRNGVAPDEPYARRNPRVLDEGDPRMQWQLAHLIPDPERGEYEPTRENWGPLVVPPERYFMLGDNRDESLDSRYWGFVERGKMRGRPFFIYFSYDRDALRPVKFLTAMRPGRIGPAPD from the coding sequence ATGGCACGAAGCCGCAAGAACAAGGGCCGCACCGGAGAGGCGGACGAGGCCGCGGAAGGGAAGCGGAAACGTCCCCCATCCCCGCCGGCGTTCAGCGCGGAGTGGTTCCGCGACTGGGCGCGCACGCTGCTCGTTGCCTTCCTCATCTTCATCTTCTTCCGGACGTTCCTGCTGGCGACGTTCGTGATCACGTCGGGGTCGATGGAGGGGACGCTCCTGGTCGGCGATTTCCTGCTCGTGAACAAGACATCGCTCGGTGCGCCGATCCCGTTTACCAACGCCCGCGTGCCGGGATACGCCGAGCCGGAATACGGGGACATCATCGTGTTCCGCGCGGACCACTCTCCGGGGCTGGACATCGTCAAGCGTACCGTGGGCTTGCCCGGCGACACGCTCCGAATGGAGAGAGGCGTCTTCTACCGGAACGGCGTCGCCCCGGACGAACCCTACGCCCGCCGGAATCCGCGAGTGCTGGATGAAGGGGATCCCCGAATGCAGTGGCAACTGGCGCACCTGATTCCGGATCCGGAACGGGGCGAGTACGAACCCACGCGAGAGAACTGGGGGCCGCTCGTGGTGCCGCCGGAACGCTATTTCATGCTGGGGGACAACCGGGACGAGAGCCTCGATTCACGGTACTGGGGTTTCGTCGAACGCGGGAAGATGCGGGGCAGGCCCTTCTTCATCTACTTCTCGTACGACCGGGACGCGCTGAGACCCGTGAAGTTCCTCACGGCGATGAGACCGGGACGGATCGGACCCGCCCCGGACTAG
- a CDS encoding efflux RND transporter permease subunit: MSAPGPAEDRSGLLQGLLDRLVHASLENRFLTVAAGVLLLAGGGWVGATLPVDVFPDLTAPTVTVLSDAHGLAPEEVESLVTFPVETAVNGAAGVRRVRSSSAQGISIVWVDFDWGTDILRARQTVNERLQLATAQLPEDVSAPVLAPVSSIMGEILLVGMSAPAPQLMEARTAADWTVRRRLLAVPGVSQVVSIGGQVRQYQVLIRPERLLAYGVGLDEVLEAAAGSNRNASGGVYRSGGREILIRGIGRARDLEEIGLTVVAVREGVPVLIEDLAEVRIGPRVRLGTASVNAEPAVVLSIQKQPGANTLELTERIDAELDVIEAELPAGVAFERSVFRQADFISLAVSNVIEALRDGALLVIAVLLLFLWNLRTTAISALAIPLSLALAVIVLRLLGGTINTMTLGGMAIAIGALVDDAIIVVENVYRRLRDDRRRPPERRRRPLALVRDAAREIRTPILSATLIISIVFVPLFFLSGVEGRMLRPLGLAYIVSILSSLLVAVTVTPALCHMLLPGDRALGRPREPWLMRGIERAYGRVLDGALRRSGAVLGGAALLLAGTLALVPLLGRGFLPEFQEGTLTISVVSLPGTSLVESDAIGVRVERQLLAHPAVVSTSRRTGRAELDEHAQGANASEVDARLDLSEHDLEEVMAALRDDLAGLPGTNVTIGQPIGHRIDHMLSGTRAAIAANLFGPDLRQLRDIAGEIETVAGTVEGLVDVSVERQADIPQLQVRADRRAMARHGVTPAGMAAAVDVAFQGEEVSLIREGDRAFDLVVRYADEHRTDPEAIGRTLMTTPAGATVPLSQLASIVPSLGPNTISRENVQRKIVVSANVAGRDVGGAAEELQVRVAAEVELPPGYYVQYGGQFESGREATRRITLLSLFSIGAIFLIMFRTFGSARIAALLMVNLPLALAGGVLAVLLIGGTVNIATLVGLITLFGIAVRNGILLVSRYQDLRATGAGLAPSIRRGSMERLSPILMTALTAGLALVPLALGLGEPGKEIQAPLAVVVLGGLLTSTTLNMVVVPALFLRFAGPASSAGPR; the protein is encoded by the coding sequence ATGAGCGCTCCCGGACCGGCGGAAGACCGGTCAGGCCTCCTGCAGGGGCTGCTCGACCGGCTCGTCCACGCCTCGCTGGAGAACCGCTTCCTCACCGTGGCCGCCGGGGTGCTCCTCCTGGCGGGCGGCGGATGGGTGGGCGCCACGCTGCCCGTCGACGTCTTTCCCGACCTCACCGCTCCCACGGTGACGGTGCTCAGCGACGCCCACGGACTGGCCCCGGAGGAGGTCGAGAGTCTCGTCACCTTCCCTGTCGAAACGGCGGTGAACGGTGCGGCCGGCGTGCGCCGGGTCCGGTCGAGTTCGGCGCAGGGGATCAGCATCGTCTGGGTGGATTTCGACTGGGGGACGGACATCCTCCGCGCCCGGCAGACGGTGAACGAGCGGCTTCAACTCGCCACGGCCCAACTGCCGGAGGACGTGAGCGCCCCGGTGCTCGCGCCCGTGAGTTCGATCATGGGCGAGATCCTGCTCGTCGGCATGAGCGCGCCCGCCCCGCAACTCATGGAGGCCCGGACGGCCGCGGACTGGACCGTGCGGCGCCGGCTGCTCGCCGTGCCCGGTGTCTCGCAGGTGGTGTCGATCGGCGGACAGGTCCGCCAGTACCAGGTCCTCATCCGGCCCGAGCGCCTGCTCGCATACGGCGTCGGGCTCGACGAGGTGCTGGAGGCGGCGGCCGGGTCGAACCGGAACGCGTCCGGAGGGGTCTATCGGTCGGGCGGTCGCGAGATCCTGATCCGCGGCATCGGCCGCGCGCGCGACCTCGAGGAGATCGGCCTGACCGTCGTTGCGGTGAGGGAGGGCGTACCCGTCCTCATCGAGGACCTGGCGGAGGTTCGGATCGGTCCGCGCGTCCGGCTCGGCACCGCTTCCGTGAACGCGGAGCCCGCCGTCGTGCTCTCCATCCAGAAGCAGCCCGGCGCGAATACGCTGGAGCTGACGGAGCGGATCGACGCAGAACTGGACGTGATCGAAGCGGAACTCCCCGCGGGCGTGGCCTTCGAGCGGTCCGTGTTCCGACAGGCCGACTTCATATCGCTTGCCGTGTCGAACGTGATCGAAGCCCTGCGCGACGGTGCGTTGCTCGTCATCGCCGTGCTCCTGCTCTTCCTGTGGAACCTGCGGACGACGGCGATCTCCGCGCTCGCGATCCCGCTCTCGCTGGCCCTCGCCGTCATCGTCCTGCGGCTCCTCGGGGGGACGATCAACACGATGACGCTGGGCGGCATGGCCATCGCCATCGGCGCGCTGGTCGATGATGCGATCATCGTCGTCGAGAACGTGTACCGCCGCCTGCGCGACGACCGTCGCCGCCCGCCGGAGCGCCGACGCCGGCCGCTGGCCCTCGTCCGGGACGCGGCGCGGGAGATCCGGACCCCGATCCTGAGCGCCACGCTCATCATCTCCATCGTCTTCGTCCCGCTCTTCTTCCTCTCCGGCGTGGAGGGGCGCATGCTCCGACCCCTGGGACTGGCGTACATCGTGAGCATTCTGTCGTCGCTGCTCGTCGCGGTCACGGTGACGCCGGCGCTCTGCCACATGCTTCTGCCGGGGGATCGGGCGCTCGGCCGCCCGCGCGAGCCCTGGCTGATGCGCGGGATCGAACGCGCGTACGGGCGTGTCCTCGACGGGGCGCTCCGCCGTTCCGGGGCCGTGCTCGGCGGTGCGGCGCTCCTGCTGGCCGGCACGCTGGCGCTCGTGCCCTTACTGGGGCGCGGTTTCCTGCCCGAGTTCCAGGAGGGAACGCTGACCATCTCCGTCGTGAGCCTGCCTGGGACGTCGCTGGTGGAGTCCGACGCGATCGGGGTCCGCGTGGAGCGCCAGCTCCTGGCGCACCCTGCCGTCGTCTCCACCTCGCGGCGGACCGGCCGGGCCGAACTGGACGAGCACGCGCAGGGCGCCAACGCCTCCGAGGTCGACGCGCGGCTGGACCTCTCGGAGCACGATCTGGAGGAGGTCATGGCTGCCCTGCGGGACGACCTGGCGGGACTCCCCGGGACCAACGTCACGATCGGACAGCCGATCGGACACCGGATTGACCACATGCTCTCCGGCACACGGGCCGCCATCGCGGCCAACCTGTTCGGCCCCGACCTCCGGCAACTGCGCGACATCGCCGGTGAGATCGAGACCGTCGCGGGGACGGTGGAGGGGCTCGTGGACGTCTCCGTCGAGAGGCAGGCGGACATACCCCAGCTTCAGGTCCGCGCCGACCGGCGCGCCATGGCCCGCCACGGCGTCACGCCGGCGGGGATGGCCGCGGCCGTCGATGTCGCGTTCCAGGGAGAGGAGGTATCGCTCATCCGGGAAGGCGATCGCGCGTTCGATCTCGTCGTGCGCTACGCGGATGAACACCGCACGGACCCGGAGGCGATCGGCCGGACGCTGATGACGACCCCGGCGGGCGCCACGGTGCCGCTGTCGCAACTGGCTTCGATCGTCCCGTCGCTGGGGCCCAACACCATCAGCCGGGAGAACGTGCAGCGGAAGATCGTCGTGAGCGCGAACGTTGCGGGGCGCGACGTGGGCGGAGCCGCCGAAGAGCTGCAGGTGCGGGTCGCGGCCGAGGTCGAACTGCCGCCGGGCTACTACGTCCAGTACGGGGGGCAATTCGAGAGCGGGCGGGAGGCGACGCGGCGCATCACGCTGCTCTCGCTGTTCTCGATCGGTGCGATCTTCCTCATCATGTTCCGGACGTTCGGGAGCGCCCGGATCGCCGCTCTTCTCATGGTGAACCTGCCTCTGGCGCTGGCGGGAGGCGTGCTCGCGGTGCTGCTCATCGGCGGCACCGTGAACATCGCGACCCTGGTCGGGCTCATCACGTTGTTCGGCATCGCGGTGCGAAACGGGATCCTTCTCGTGAGCCGCTACCAGGATCTTCGCGCGACGGGCGCCGGGCTGGCCCCGAGCATCCGGCGCGGCTCCATGGAACGTCTCAGCCCCATCCTCATGACGGCGCTCACGGCGGGCCTGGCGCTCGTTCCGCTCGCGCTGGGCCTGGGCGAACCCGGCAAGGAGATCCAGGCCCCGCTCGCCGTCGTCGTACTCGGAGGGCTGCTGACGTCCACCACGCTCAACATGGTCGTCGTTCCGGCCCTCTTCCTCCGCTTCGCCGGACCCGCGTCGTCCGCAGGCCCGCGATAA